A genome region from Streptomyces sp. S4.7 includes the following:
- a CDS encoding ABC transporter ATP-binding protein, translating to MTRCGAGRALSPSGAHGRRSLRLRPADRPNREDPFLKTPPVPEDREATAAGLLLGAARHSAGRTTAVFLCSAASAAASLALPAVLGRTLDLLLRRSPDADPWLLACAALIVAEVLLDAAVALLGGTAGARSAAWLRTRGVGRLLAAWPGHASRFPPGDVAVRLTANATEASTAPVSAATLGASLLAPVGALVALFLIDPWTALTFLAGLPLLVLVLRAFARGSSDSVASYQHVQADIATRLVEALAGARTIAAAGTEARDRDRILAPLPELAAQGSRMWRIHGAAVARSGVLMPLLTVAVLAVGGIRLASGDMSVGELLAASRYAALAAGVGTAAGLLGSLIRSRSAARRAAELMALPAMTYGARTLPPEARGTLELRGVSVKHQDRTVLAGVDLTIPGGTSVAVVGRSGAGKSTLAAVAGRLTEPDGGTVLLDGVPLGALRQDELRREVGHAFERPVLFGATLGEALAGGSPMPGERVRAAARAASADALVRLLPQGYATAPHAAPLSGGELQRLGLARAFARAGRLLVLDDATSSLDTVTEHQVERALARDVRHGTRLIVAHRLSSAARCDLVVWLEEGRVRATGTHEALWRSEEYRALFAPPEATEPAAPDLAPAAASPTDPYPHAAVPGPTAAERADR from the coding sequence ATGACCCGGTGCGGCGCCGGACGGGCTTTGAGCCCGTCCGGCGCTCACGGGCGTCGGTCCCTACGCTTACGTCCTGCCGACCGCCCGAACCGAGAGGACCCCTTCTTGAAGACGCCGCCCGTCCCGGAGGACCGTGAAGCGACAGCCGCCGGTCTCCTGCTGGGCGCCGCGCGTCACAGCGCGGGCCGGACCACGGCGGTCTTCCTCTGCTCCGCGGCCTCCGCCGCCGCGTCCCTCGCGCTGCCGGCCGTCCTCGGCCGCACACTCGACCTCCTGCTCCGGCGCAGCCCGGACGCCGACCCCTGGCTGCTCGCCTGCGCCGCCCTGATCGTCGCCGAGGTGCTGCTGGACGCGGCTGTGGCCCTGCTCGGCGGTACGGCAGGCGCGCGCTCCGCCGCCTGGCTCCGTACCCGGGGCGTGGGCCGTCTGCTCGCCGCGTGGCCCGGCCACGCCTCCCGCTTCCCGCCCGGCGACGTGGCTGTCCGGCTCACGGCGAACGCCACCGAGGCGTCCACCGCGCCCGTCTCCGCCGCGACGCTCGGGGCATCGCTGCTCGCGCCCGTGGGAGCGCTCGTCGCGCTGTTCCTGATCGACCCGTGGACCGCGCTCACGTTCCTCGCGGGGCTCCCGCTGCTGGTGCTCGTCCTGCGGGCTTTCGCCCGCGGCTCCTCCGACAGCGTCGCGAGCTACCAGCACGTGCAGGCCGACATCGCCACACGTCTGGTCGAGGCGCTGGCCGGGGCCCGTACCATCGCCGCCGCAGGCACCGAGGCACGCGACCGCGACCGCATCCTCGCCCCGCTGCCCGAACTGGCCGCGCAGGGCAGCCGGATGTGGCGGATCCACGGCGCCGCCGTCGCGCGCAGCGGTGTACTCATGCCGCTGCTCACCGTCGCGGTCCTGGCGGTCGGTGGCATCAGGCTCGCGTCCGGCGACATGAGCGTGGGCGAGCTGCTGGCCGCCAGCCGGTACGCGGCGCTCGCCGCCGGCGTCGGTACGGCCGCCGGACTGCTCGGCTCCCTGATCCGCAGCCGTTCGGCGGCGCGCCGGGCGGCCGAACTGATGGCGCTGCCCGCGATGACGTACGGAGCCCGGACCCTGCCGCCCGAGGCGCGCGGAACGCTGGAACTGCGCGGAGTGAGCGTGAAGCACCAGGACAGGACCGTCCTCGCCGGGGTGGATCTGACGATTCCCGGCGGCACGTCCGTGGCGGTGGTGGGCCGCTCGGGGGCGGGCAAGTCCACGCTGGCGGCGGTCGCCGGGCGGCTCACGGAGCCGGACGGGGGGACCGTCCTGCTGGACGGCGTTCCGCTCGGCGCCCTCCGGCAGGACGAACTGCGCCGCGAGGTCGGCCATGCCTTCGAACGCCCCGTCCTCTTCGGCGCCACGCTCGGCGAGGCACTGGCAGGCGGCTCGCCGATGCCCGGGGAACGTGTCCGTGCGGCGGCTCGCGCGGCGAGCGCGGACGCGTTAGTACGGCTCCTGCCGCAGGGGTACGCGACCGCGCCGCATGCCGCGCCGCTCTCCGGGGGAGAGCTTCAACGCCTTGGCCTGGCAAGGGCGTTCGCGCGAGCCGGACGGCTGCTGGTGCTCGACGACGCGACGTCCAGCCTGGACACCGTGACGGAGCATCAGGTGGAGCGCGCCCTGGCACGTGACGTCCGGCACGGCACCCGGCTGATCGTCGCCCACCGCCTCTCCTCGGCGGCCCGCTGCGACCTGGTGGTGTGGCTGGAGGAGGGCCGGGTACGGGCGACCGGTACGCATGAGGCACTGTGGCGCTCCGAGGAGTACCGCGCCCTGTTCGCTCCTCCGGAAGCCACGGAGCCCGCTGCTCCGGATCTCGCGCCGGCGGCGGCGTCGCCCACGGACCCGTACCCGCACGCCGCCGTTCCCGGTCCCACCGCGGCCGAACGGGCCGACCGGTGA
- a CDS encoding ABC transporter ATP-binding protein — MSAAAKSPAGAEPPAAEVSSGRGALRRNLPPARRFLAGRKRALVRLGGWSLLESAQTFLGGYCLAQALDRGFLAGQTGTGLLWLAVAAASILGAGPPMRGVFAQLAELTEPLRDALVRRAVRQALRRAVTDPARTDDRSDTGAVSRLTHQTEIVRDSFAGLVLTVRAFVFNAVGALIGLLALAPELLLVVLPPLVLGIALFLATLLPMASAQRDFLDADEAVAEGVGAVSAGHRDLVACGAQADAAQRTGRLIDVAERTSRVLARWAALRTVALGVAGQLPVLLLLVTTPWLLRQGVTTGALAGALTYLLQALLPALHSMMTALGAAGTRLLVVVDRFQDATAAPLPTKAPAPDPAGAGRRRPSRGRRPSRTVPAVEVRDVTHAYGPDSTPVLERLDLTVRRGEHIAVVGPSGIGKSTLAGVVSGLVAPDEGTVLLGGEPVTGRTARDLADRRVLIPQQAYVFTGSVRDNLLHLRPDATSGELAHAIRTLGAEPLVHRLGGPDAALAPRGLSHGERQLLALCRAYLSAAPLVLLDEATCHLDPPAEARVERAFAERASADGARARDGALIVVAHRLSSARRADRVLVLDGTTPRFGTHEELLTSSALYRDLFGHWQHTPSPPVGR, encoded by the coding sequence GTGAGCGCCGCCGCGAAATCGCCGGCCGGTGCCGAGCCGCCGGCCGCCGAAGTGTCCTCCGGCAGGGGCGCGCTGCGCCGGAACCTGCCGCCCGCGCGGCGCTTCCTGGCGGGCAGGAAGCGGGCCCTCGTACGGCTCGGCGGGTGGTCGCTGCTGGAGTCCGCGCAGACGTTCCTCGGCGGGTACTGCCTCGCCCAGGCCCTCGACCGCGGCTTCCTCGCCGGACAGACCGGGACGGGGCTGCTCTGGCTCGCCGTCGCCGCAGCCTCGATCCTCGGCGCAGGACCTCCGATGCGCGGCGTCTTCGCCCAACTCGCCGAGCTGACCGAGCCGTTGCGGGACGCGCTCGTACGGCGCGCGGTCCGGCAGGCGCTGCGCCGGGCGGTCACCGATCCGGCCCGCACCGACGACCGCTCGGACACCGGCGCGGTCTCACGGCTCACCCATCAGACCGAGATCGTCCGTGACAGCTTCGCCGGACTCGTCCTCACCGTAAGGGCGTTCGTCTTCAACGCCGTCGGCGCGCTGATCGGCCTGCTGGCCCTCGCTCCCGAACTGCTCCTCGTCGTCCTGCCCCCGCTGGTCCTGGGGATCGCCCTCTTCCTCGCCACGCTGCTCCCGATGGCCTCGGCCCAGCGCGACTTCCTGGACGCGGACGAGGCCGTGGCCGAAGGCGTGGGCGCGGTGTCGGCCGGCCATCGCGACCTCGTGGCCTGCGGAGCGCAGGCGGACGCGGCGCAGCGTACGGGGCGGCTGATCGACGTCGCGGAGAGGACGTCGAGGGTGCTGGCGCGCTGGGCCGCGCTGCGCACCGTGGCGCTCGGTGTCGCGGGTCAACTGCCCGTACTGCTCCTGCTCGTCACCACTCCGTGGCTGCTGCGGCAGGGGGTGACGACCGGCGCGCTGGCCGGGGCGCTCACCTACCTTCTCCAGGCGCTGCTTCCCGCGCTGCACAGCATGATGACCGCGCTCGGAGCGGCGGGGACGAGACTGCTGGTCGTGGTCGACCGGTTCCAGGACGCCACCGCCGCCCCCTTGCCCACGAAGGCCCCGGCCCCGGACCCGGCCGGCGCCGGCCGCCGGCGCCCGTCCCGCGGTCGGCGCCCCTCGCGCACCGTGCCGGCGGTCGAGGTGCGCGACGTCACCCACGCCTACGGCCCGGACTCGACTCCCGTGCTCGAACGCCTCGATCTCACCGTCCGGCGCGGAGAGCACATCGCCGTCGTCGGTCCGAGCGGCATCGGCAAGTCAACGCTCGCGGGTGTCGTCTCCGGGCTCGTCGCCCCCGACGAAGGTACGGTCCTGCTCGGCGGGGAACCGGTGACCGGCAGGACCGCTCGGGACCTCGCGGACCGGCGCGTCCTTATCCCGCAGCAGGCGTATGTCTTCACCGGCAGCGTCCGCGACAACCTCCTGCACCTGCGGCCGGACGCCACGAGTGGCGAACTGGCCCACGCGATAAGGACGTTGGGCGCCGAACCACTTGTCCACCGGCTCGGCGGCCCGGACGCCGCACTCGCCCCCCGGGGCCTGTCCCACGGTGAGCGCCAACTCCTGGCGCTGTGCCGCGCGTACCTCTCCGCCGCGCCCCTCGTCCTGCTCGACGAGGCCACCTGTCATCTGGACCCGCCCGCTGAGGCTCGCGTCGAACGCGCCTTCGCCGAGCGGGCCTCCGCCGACGGGGCCCGCGCTCGTGACGGCGCCCTGATCGTCGTGGCCCACCGGCTGTCTTCCGCGCGCCGGGCGGACCGGGTGCTCGTACTGGACGGCACGACGCCGCGGTTCGGCACACACGAGGAACTGCTGACGAGCTCGGCGCTCTACCGGGATCTCTTCGGCCACTGGCAGCACACGCCGTCGCCGCCCGTCGGCCGCTGA
- a CDS encoding response regulator transcription factor — protein sequence MRAFEAGALGYVNRDGDPSRLIEAIHRVARGERYVDDSLACDFLQATKLPLTPRELSVLALAAEGSPIGDIAASLHLSSGTIRNYLASAIRKVGARNRIDAVRISQDAGWL from the coding sequence ATGAGAGCATTCGAGGCGGGGGCGCTCGGGTATGTCAACAGGGACGGCGACCCGAGCCGGTTGATCGAGGCAATTCACCGGGTGGCGCGCGGTGAGAGGTATGTCGACGACTCGCTGGCCTGTGATTTCCTCCAGGCCACCAAACTGCCCCTGACGCCGAGGGAGTTGAGCGTACTGGCGCTCGCGGCGGAGGGCTCGCCGATCGGCGACATCGCGGCCTCGCTGCATCTGTCGAGCGGGACGATACGCAACTACCTGGCCTCCGCGATACGCAAGGTCGGCGCGCGCAATCGCATCGACGCCGTGCGCATCTCGCAGGACGCGGGATGGCTGTAG
- a CDS encoding SRPBCC family protein, with protein sequence MAVRHRLIERPVADVWAVLADGSRYGDWVVGTSDSRPQEGAWPEVGSGITYTIRLGRCAVSGSTVVRRCEEPGVLELEADSGRLGTARIAVEVRPWGENALVIIDEHPLRGPGGLLHNTAVDALIQLRHRTMLARLADVVENAPSPARAAA encoded by the coding sequence ATGGCCGTACGACATCGATTGATCGAGCGGCCCGTGGCGGACGTCTGGGCGGTGCTCGCGGACGGTTCGCGCTACGGCGACTGGGTGGTCGGTACATCTGACTCTCGCCCCCAGGAGGGGGCGTGGCCGGAGGTCGGCTCCGGCATCACGTACACGATCCGGCTGGGGCGATGCGCGGTGTCGGGCAGCACGGTTGTCCGGCGGTGCGAGGAGCCCGGTGTGCTGGAGCTGGAGGCCGACAGCGGCCGGCTCGGCACCGCGCGGATCGCCGTGGAGGTCCGCCCGTGGGGGGAGAACGCCCTGGTGATCATCGACGAGCACCCGCTGCGCGGACCGGGCGGCCTGCTCCACAACACGGCCGTGGACGCCCTGATCCAGCTCCGTCACCGCACCATGCTCGCCCGATTGGCGGACGTGGTGGAGAACGCGCCGTCACCCGCGCGCGCAGCCGCCTGA
- a CDS encoding HemK2/MTQ2 family protein methyltransferase: MPGLIGTYGRGGRVVLPRGVYGPQGDTLLLREALDRESVGGGATVLDVGTGSGFLALAAARRGARVTAVDRTRRAVLATRVNAALAGLRVEAVRGDLLGPAVGRRFHLILSNPPYVPAPDALVPPRGPARAWDAGHDGRLVLDRLCDGAAGLLHPGGALLLVHSALCGVTATLERLERAGLPGEVTDRRRVPFGPVLASRRRWLLDRGLIAPGDEKEELVIIRAERAG, from the coding sequence ATGCCCGGTCTGATCGGTACGTACGGTCGGGGCGGCCGTGTGGTGCTTCCGCGCGGGGTCTACGGGCCGCAGGGGGACACGCTGCTGCTGCGGGAGGCTCTGGACCGGGAGTCGGTCGGCGGCGGGGCGACGGTCCTGGATGTCGGTACGGGGTCCGGGTTTCTCGCTCTCGCCGCCGCGCGGCGGGGGGCGCGGGTGACGGCCGTGGACCGTACGCGCCGTGCCGTGCTCGCTACCCGTGTGAACGCGGCGCTGGCCGGGCTGCGGGTCGAGGCGGTCCGGGGTGACCTCCTCGGGCCCGCCGTCGGCAGGCGGTTCCATCTCATCCTCAGCAATCCGCCCTACGTGCCCGCGCCGGACGCCCTGGTGCCCCCGCGGGGCCCGGCGCGGGCGTGGGACGCGGGGCACGACGGACGTCTGGTCCTCGACCGGCTGTGCGACGGGGCGGCGGGCCTGCTCCACCCCGGCGGGGCACTGCTCCTCGTGCACTCGGCGCTGTGCGGGGTGACCGCGACCCTGGAGCGGCTGGAGCGCGCGGGTCTGCCGGGTGAGGTGACCGACCGCCGCCGCGTGCCCTTCGGCCCCGTACTGGCCTCGCGCAGGCGGTGGCTGCTGGACCGCGGCCTGATCGCGCCCGGCGACGAGAAGGAGGAGCTGGTGATCATCCGTGCCGAACGCGCCGGGTGA
- a CDS encoding aromatic acid exporter family protein: MTAVQWLRRARDGAGDERRSLLLTAKSVLAATVAWVIAHDLLDATSPAFAPFSAVLLMHVTIYRSLAQALRYVGAVTAGVLVQAGLVYLAGPDVFTFVLVALIALFIGRWPALGPQGNQVATAAFFAFATYTAAGDERDTALQLGQIILLVLIGAVVAVVVNGTIAPPLRYRGAEYGIHLLADAMSDLLEDIGPALGEGRADREHTARWRSRAEGIGASIDQARTDLRTAEESLLYNPLRLFGSPRTRRHTRATFHGYAAVLSALERALYQLGSLTRSLDQWRKEEHEYHYGPFLTRYGAFLDALAEITRLLGSLDEDALDGQGRQLYRLVGRARRRRYEMTEEAEHRSLPLMDPSRPYGVLVVEATRLMEELEHTTDVLGEYRERVER, encoded by the coding sequence TTGACGGCGGTCCAGTGGCTCCGGCGGGCCCGTGACGGGGCGGGCGACGAGCGGCGGTCCCTGCTGCTGACCGCCAAGAGTGTCCTGGCGGCGACCGTGGCGTGGGTGATCGCCCACGACCTGCTTGACGCGACGTCGCCGGCGTTCGCCCCGTTCTCCGCCGTCCTGCTCATGCACGTGACCATCTACCGGTCACTGGCACAGGCGCTGCGTTACGTGGGGGCCGTCACCGCGGGCGTACTGGTGCAGGCCGGGCTCGTGTATCTCGCCGGTCCCGACGTGTTCACCTTCGTCCTGGTGGCTCTGATCGCCCTGTTCATCGGGCGGTGGCCCGCGCTCGGCCCGCAGGGCAACCAGGTCGCCACGGCGGCGTTCTTCGCCTTCGCCACCTACACCGCCGCGGGCGACGAACGCGACACCGCCCTCCAGCTCGGACAGATCATCCTGCTGGTGCTCATCGGCGCCGTCGTGGCCGTCGTCGTCAACGGCACGATCGCGCCGCCCCTGCGCTACCGCGGCGCCGAGTACGGCATCCACCTGCTCGCGGACGCCATGAGCGACCTCCTCGAAGACATCGGGCCCGCGCTCGGCGAGGGACGGGCCGACCGGGAGCACACGGCGCGATGGCGCTCGCGCGCCGAAGGGATCGGCGCCAGCATCGACCAGGCCCGGACGGATCTGCGGACCGCCGAGGAGAGTCTGCTGTACAACCCGCTGCGGCTGTTCGGCAGCCCCCGCACCAGAAGGCACACCCGCGCCACCTTCCACGGGTACGCCGCCGTGCTGTCGGCGCTGGAGCGCGCCCTGTACCAACTGGGCTCCCTGACACGGAGTCTGGACCAGTGGCGCAAGGAGGAGCACGAGTACCACTACGGCCCCTTCCTGACACGTTACGGCGCCTTCCTCGACGCGCTCGCGGAGATCACCCGGCTCCTCGGGAGTCTCGACGAGGACGCACTGGACGGCCAGGGGCGGCAGTTGTACCGGCTCGTCGGCCGGGCGCGTCGCCGCCGGTACGAGATGACGGAGGAGGCCGAACACCGGTCCCTCCCACTGATGGACCCATCGCGCCCCTACGGGGTGCTGGTGGTCGAGGCGACGCGCCTGATGGAGGAGCTGGAGCACACCACGGACGTCCTGGGGGAGTACCGGGAGCGCGTGGAGCGCTGA
- a CDS encoding SRPBCC family protein, whose protein sequence is MSVIEGAVDVDVPIRMAYNQWTQFECFPQFMRGVRRVERSRSSMTHWVTRFGGVTREFDAEITEQRPDDRVVWRTVGTSRLTGSVRFRSLGDTRCRVDFRIEFTPRGAAERAGDALGVIRRQVHADLRRFKEYIEAQGRETGQWRGTISDGHVRPDADRPPPQMPDWPTG, encoded by the coding sequence ATGAGCGTCATCGAAGGCGCTGTCGATGTCGATGTCCCCATCCGTATGGCCTACAACCAGTGGACCCAGTTCGAGTGCTTTCCCCAGTTCATGCGGGGAGTACGCCGGGTGGAGCGCTCACGCTCCTCCATGACGCACTGGGTGACCAGATTCGGCGGCGTGACCCGCGAGTTCGACGCGGAGATCACCGAGCAGCGTCCCGACGACCGCGTGGTCTGGCGCACGGTCGGCACATCACGCCTGACCGGTTCCGTGCGCTTCCGGTCGCTGGGCGACACCCGCTGCCGGGTCGATTTCCGTATCGAGTTCACTCCGCGCGGCGCCGCCGAGCGGGCCGGGGACGCCCTGGGCGTGATCCGCAGACAGGTGCACGCGGACCTCCGGCGCTTCAAGGAGTACATCGAGGCCCAGGGCCGGGAGACCGGGCAGTGGCGGGGAACCATCAGCGACGGCCATGTCAGACCGGACGCCGACCGTCCGCCGCCGCAGATGCCGGACTGGCCGACCGGCTGA
- a CDS encoding FdhF/YdeP family oxidoreductase, with translation MRKSSNGDPGGERAKITPPKTWAAGVPAVAHAVRYSLGETSARRTALNLLDINQTGGFDCPGCAWPDPAPGQRHRNEYCENGAKHANDDATTRRVTPEFFRRHPVSELAGASDRWLNQQGRLTRPMVKRPGADHYEPISWHDALGLIADELRSMDSPDEAIFYTSGRAGNEPAFVLQLFARALGTNNLPDCSNMCHESSGAALHETLGVGKGDVSLLDIHHADLVLTVGQNPGSNHPRMLSALEETKRGGGQIVAVNPLPEAGLMRFKNPQKPRGVVGRGINIADQFLQIRLGGDLALFQALNLLLLEAEDAAPGTVLNRDFIDRHTTGFEEFAAHIRATVSWPDVLAATGLTRSRIEELRDRVLASERIIVCWAMGLTQHKHGVPTIRELVNFQLLRGNIGRPGAGVCPVRGHSNVQGDRTMGIWEQMPQTFLDALGREFSFTPPAHHGLDTVGSIRAMLEGRAKVFLGLAGNFVRAAPDSDLTETAMRKCRLTAHISTKLNRSHTVCGDTALILPTLGRSERDCQSGEEQFITVEDSMSQVHASSGRLQPASSHLLSEVAILSRLARRTLGDKVPVPWEDFEADYGNIRDRIARVVPGFDNFNTRVRKPGGFDLPNPVNEGVFPTPSGRALFTRNEFQALSAPQGHLLLQTLRSHDQWNTVPYTTDDRYRGIQGSRRIVLVHPADLSALGFEDGARVDVVGVWQDGTERRAEDFRLVSYPTTPGCAAAYYPEANVLVPLDSVAETSNTPTSKGIVVRLEPRG, from the coding sequence TTGAGAAAATCATCGAACGGTGACCCGGGCGGCGAACGGGCGAAGATCACTCCGCCGAAGACATGGGCCGCCGGGGTCCCGGCGGTCGCCCACGCCGTCCGGTACTCCCTCGGGGAGACCTCGGCACGGCGTACGGCACTGAACCTGCTCGACATCAACCAGACCGGGGGCTTCGACTGCCCCGGCTGCGCCTGGCCCGACCCCGCGCCGGGGCAGCGCCACAGGAACGAGTACTGCGAGAACGGCGCCAAGCACGCGAACGACGACGCCACGACGCGACGCGTGACCCCCGAGTTCTTCCGGCGGCACCCGGTCTCCGAGCTGGCGGGCGCCTCGGACCGGTGGCTGAACCAGCAGGGCCGGCTCACCCGGCCCATGGTGAAGCGGCCGGGCGCGGACCACTACGAGCCGATCAGCTGGCACGACGCCCTGGGCCTGATCGCCGACGAGCTGCGGTCCATGGACTCGCCGGACGAGGCGATCTTCTACACATCCGGCCGGGCCGGCAACGAGCCCGCCTTCGTCCTCCAGCTCTTCGCCCGTGCCCTGGGGACCAACAACCTGCCGGACTGTTCCAACATGTGCCACGAGTCCAGCGGGGCGGCGCTGCACGAGACACTGGGCGTCGGCAAGGGCGACGTGAGCCTGCTGGACATCCACCACGCCGATCTGGTGCTGACGGTGGGCCAGAACCCGGGCAGCAACCACCCCCGGATGCTCTCCGCGCTGGAGGAGACCAAGCGCGGGGGCGGGCAGATCGTCGCCGTCAATCCGCTGCCCGAAGCGGGCCTCATGCGCTTCAAGAACCCGCAGAAACCGCGCGGGGTGGTCGGCCGGGGCATCAACATCGCCGATCAGTTCCTCCAGATCCGGCTCGGCGGCGACCTCGCCCTCTTCCAGGCTCTGAACCTGCTCCTGCTGGAGGCCGAGGACGCCGCGCCGGGTACGGTCCTGAACAGGGACTTCATCGACCGGCACACCACCGGGTTCGAGGAGTTCGCCGCGCACATCCGTGCCACCGTCTCCTGGCCGGACGTCCTGGCGGCCACCGGCCTGACGCGGAGCCGGATCGAGGAGCTGCGGGACCGGGTCCTGGCCAGCGAGCGGATCATCGTCTGCTGGGCGATGGGACTCACCCAGCACAAGCACGGGGTGCCCACCATCCGCGAGCTGGTGAACTTCCAGCTCCTGCGCGGGAACATCGGCCGGCCCGGCGCGGGTGTGTGCCCCGTACGCGGGCACAGCAACGTCCAGGGCGACCGGACCATGGGCATCTGGGAGCAGATGCCCCAGACGTTCCTGGACGCGCTGGGACGGGAGTTCTCCTTCACCCCGCCCGCCCACCACGGGCTGGACACCGTGGGCTCCATCCGCGCCATGCTGGAGGGCCGGGCCAAGGTCTTCCTGGGCCTCGCGGGCAACTTCGTACGGGCCGCCCCGGACAGCGACCTCACCGAGACGGCGATGCGCAAGTGCCGTCTCACCGCGCACATCTCCACCAAGCTGAACCGCTCCCACACCGTCTGCGGCGACACCGCGCTGATCCTGCCGACCCTCGGGCGCAGCGAGAGGGACTGCCAGAGCGGCGAGGAGCAGTTCATCACCGTCGAGGACTCCATGAGCCAGGTGCACGCCTCGTCCGGGCGACTGCAACCGGCGTCCAGCCATCTGCTCAGCGAGGTCGCGATCCTCAGCAGGCTGGCCCGCCGGACACTCGGCGACAAGGTGCCCGTGCCCTGGGAGGACTTCGAGGCGGACTACGGCAACATCCGGGACCGCATCGCGCGGGTCGTGCCCGGCTTCGACAACTTCAACACCAGGGTGCGCAAGCCGGGCGGCTTCGACCTGCCGAACCCGGTGAACGAGGGCGTCTTCCCCACCCCCAGCGGCAGAGCGCTGTTCACCCGCAACGAATTCCAGGCACTGAGCGCCCCTCAAGGCCATCTGCTGCTCCAGACGCTGCGCTCGCACGACCAGTGGAACACCGTGCCCTACACCACCGACGACCGGTACCGGGGCATCCAGGGATCCCGCCGGATCGTCCTCGTCCACCCCGCGGATCTGAGCGCCCTCGGATTCGAGGACGGCGCCCGGGTGGACGTGGTCGGCGTCTGGCAGGACGGCACCGAACGCCGCGCCGAGGACTTCCGGCTCGTCTCCTACCCCACGACCCCCGGCTGCGCCGCCGCCTACTACCCGGAGGCCAACGTCCTCGTACCGCTGGACAGCGTGGCCGAGACCAGCAACACCCCGACCTCCAAAGGCATCGTCGTCCGGCTGGAACCACGGGGCTGA
- a CDS encoding gas vesicle protein K, which translates to MNDTRVDIDPHSAAGDLASLVLTVVELLRQLMERQAIRRFDSGELTEEQEERVGTTLMLLDERMTELCELHGLRREDLNLDLGPLGNLLSHETR; encoded by the coding sequence GTGAACGACACCCGTGTGGACATCGATCCGCACAGCGCGGCCGGTGATCTGGCGTCCCTGGTACTGACCGTCGTGGAGCTGCTCAGACAGCTGATGGAACGACAGGCGATCCGCCGCTTCGACAGCGGAGAGCTGACGGAGGAGCAGGAGGAGCGCGTGGGGACCACTTTGATGCTCCTCGACGAGCGCATGACGGAACTCTGCGAGCTGCACGGCCTGCGCCGCGAGGACCTCAACCTGGACCTCGGCCCGCTAGGCAACCTGCTCTCGCACGAAACACGGTGA
- a CDS encoding gas vesicle protein: protein MQGTRNPVAWQGPEATAPIGVPLVDLLDRVLGTGVVISGDLVIAIADVPLVRLSLHALLASVSERVPAPWADSGPL, encoded by the coding sequence TTGCAGGGCACCCGTAACCCCGTTGCGTGGCAGGGCCCGGAGGCCACGGCCCCCATCGGCGTCCCCCTGGTCGACCTGCTCGACAGAGTGCTCGGTACCGGTGTCGTCATCAGCGGGGATCTCGTGATCGCCATCGCGGACGTTCCGCTGGTCCGGCTCTCCCTTCACGCCCTGCTGGCATCCGTCAGCGAGCGTGTTCCCGCGCCGTGGGCCGACAGCGGGCCCCTGTGA